The Archangium primigenium genomic interval CACCTTCTCCACGCTCGCGCTGGTGGTGGGCATGGTCATCGCCAACGTGGTGCGGCCGGGGGCGGGGATGAACATCGACCCGGCCACGCTGGATGCCGGGTCGGTGTCCGGCTACGCGACCAAGGCGCACGAGCAGCACCTGACGTCCTTCCTGCTCAACATCATCCCCACCACGGTGGTGAGCGCCTTCTCCGAGGGGGAGATCCTCCAGGTGCTCTTCGTCTCCATCCTGTTCGGCGTGGCGCTGTCGCTCGTGGGCGAGAAGGGCCGGCCGGTGGTGGACCTCCTGCACTCGCTGAGCATCGCCTTCTTCAAGCTCGTGGGCATCCTGATGAAGGTGGCGCCAGTGGGCGCGTTCGGCGCGTTCGCCTTCACCATCGGCAAGTACGGCATCGGCGCCATCGCGAACCTGGCGGCGCTGGTGCTCACCTTCTACGCGACGTCGGCGGTGTTCGTGCTCGTCATCCTGGGGGCGGTGGCGCGCTTCAACGGCTTCTCCATCCTGCGGCTCATCCGCTACCTCAAGGCGGAGCTGCTGCTCGTGCTGGGCACCAGCTCGTCCGAGTCCGCGCTGCCCAACCTCATCGAGAAGATGGTGCGCGCGGGCTGCCCCCAGCCCATCGTGGCGCTGGTGGTGCCCACCGGCTACTCCTTCAACCTGGATGGCACCAACATCTACATGACGCTGGCGGCGCTGTTCATCGCGCAGGCCACCAACACGCCCCTGACCCTGGGCCAGCAGGTGCTGCTCCTGCTCGTGGCGATGCTCAGCTCCAAGGGGGCCGCGGGCGTGACGGGCGCGGGCTTCATCACCCTGGCGGCCACGCTGTCCGTGGTGCCCACCGTGCCCGTGGCGGGCATGGCGCTCATCCTGGGCGTGGACCGCTTCATGTCCGAGTGCCGCTCGCTCACCAACTTCATCGGCAACGCCGTGGCCACGGTGGTGGTGGCCCGGTGGGAGGGGGGGCTGGACAAGGCGGCCCTCGACGCCGCGCTCGAGGGCAAGTCGCTCTCCTAGAGCGTCTTCTCGCGCGCGTCGCGGTCGAAGAGCTGCTCCAGCTCCTCGCGGGCCTTGAGCGCCAGTTGGGCGAGCTTCTCCACGTCGCCCTGGTGCTGGTAGGTGGACTCGAGCAGCGCCTCGTCGTGCTGGCGGAAGCGCTCCACGGTGCTCTTGCTCTCGCTGAAGGAGAAGCCGAGCGCCTCGAGCACGTCGCCGGTGAGCTCCAGGCTGCCCGCGTACGTCTCGCGCATGATGTGGGTGATGCCGAGGGCGCGCAGCCGGTAGGCGTGCTGGCGGTTGCGCGCGCGGGCGAAGAGCGCGAGGTGGGGGAAGTGCTGGCGCACCGTCTCCGCCGTGCGCACCGAGGCCTCCACGTCGTCGATGGCCAGCACGAAGACGCGCGCCTTGTCCGCGCGCGCTGCCCGCAGCAGCTCCAGGCGCGAGGCGTCGCCGTAGAAGACGTGGGTGTTGCCGAACTTGGTGATGAACTGGATGTGCTCGGCGTTGATGTCCAGGGCGGTGAAGCCGATGCGGCGCGCGCGCAGGAGCCGCGCCACCACCTGGCCCACGCGCCCCAGCCCCGCGATGATGACGGGCTGGTCCTCCTCGGGGGACACGTCGAACGCGCGCTGCTTCTCCGCGCGGCGCAGGCGCGGCCGCACGAGCTTGTCGTAGGCGGCGAAGAGCAGCGGCGTGACGGCCATGGACACGCTCACCACGCCCACCAGCAGGTCGGACAGCTTCGGGTCCATCACCCGGAAGCCCACCGCGAGCCCGAAGAGCACGAAGGCGAACTCGCCGCCCTGGGAGATGGCCACCGCGAGGCTCAGCGAGGGCTCCTGGCTCTTGAAGACACGGAAGCCCAGGCCGAAGAGCACCAGCGCCTTGATGAGCACGAGCCCCACCACCAGCGCCGCCACGCGCAGCGGCGCTTCCGCGAGCAGCCCCAGGTTCACCGACATGCCCACGGCGATGAAGAACAGGCCCAGCAAGAGGCCCTTGAAGGGCTCGATGTCGGCCTCCAGCTCGTGGCGGTACTCGGAGTCGGCCAGCAGCACGCCGGCGAGGAACGCGCCGAGCGCCATGGACAGGCCCACCTGGGCCATGAGCAGCGCGGTGCCCACCACCACGAGCAGCGCCGTGGCGGTGAACAGCTCCTGACTGTGCAGGGACGCCACGGAGCGCAGCACCGGCCGCAGCACGTAGCGGCCGCCGATGATCACCGCCGCCAGCACCGCCACCACCTTGGCGGCGGACACCCAGCCGGACTGCACGGGCGCATTCGCCAGGGGCTCGCCGAGGAAGGGCAGGAGCGCGAGCAGGGGAATCACCGCCAGGTCCTGGAACAGCAGGATGCCGAAGGCCGCCTGGCCATGCTCCGTGGTCAGCTCGTTCTTCTCCGTGAGCAATTGCAGCGCGAAGGCGGTGGAGGACAGCGACAGGCCGAACCCCGCGATGAGCGCCGCGGCCGGGGGCAGCCCGAGCACCCCCATGCCCACGCCCATCAGCAGGATGCCCGTGCCCATCACCTGCGCCCCGCCCAACCCAAACACCGAGCGGCGCAGCGCCCACAGCCGCGAGGGCTGCAACTCCAAGCCAATGAGGAACAGGAGGAACACCACCCCCAGCTCGGAGAAGTGCAGGATGTTCTCCACGTTGCTGACGAGCTTCACTCCCCAGGGGCCTATCACCACGCCCGCCGCCAGATAGCCGAGCACCGAGCCCAATCCGAGCCGTTTGAACAAGGGCACGGACACCACGGCGGCCGTGAGGAAGATCAGCGCTTCGTGCAGAAAGGACATGGCGCCTGCTTCATGTCACGCACCCCCGAAGCATGGCAATGGAGCCGGATTTCAGGCCCTCCCTTGTTTTTGGTCGAACGTCTCTGTTAGCAAGACGCACTGCGGCATCGGCGAGCATGGAGCGCGCGGTGCCCGGCAATTTGAGGGGCTCGTTCTTTGATCCGACATCTCGAAAGTACCCTGAGGCGCGTCCTCATGGCCGCGCTGGTGGTGGGCGTGGGCCTGGGAGTGTCCTCCGCCCTGGCGCAACAGAACACGTCTGTGTTGACCGGCACCGTGTTCAACGCCGAGACGAAGAAACCCGTTCCGGACGTGGTGGTGACCGCGACCTCGCCCAGCGTCCAGGGTGAGCAGCTCGCCGTCACCGATGCCTCGGGCCTCTACCGGATCCCGCAGCTGCCTCCCGGCACCTATACGCTGCGCTTCGAGAGCGAGGGGTTCAAACCCTTCCAGCGCACGGACGTGGCCCTGCGCCTCAACCGCACCATCCGGCTCAACGCGGAGCTGCTGCCCGAGGGCTTCAACGAGGAGATCCAGGTCGCGGGCGTGCCGCCGTCCGTGGACGTGGGCTCCACCCGCACGGGCGTGAGCGTGGACAAGGATCTCATCAACCGCCTGGCCACGGTGCGCCCCGGCTCCAAGGGCAGCGCGTCGCGCTCCTTCGAGAGCCTGGCGGACTTCGCCCCCACGGCCACCACGGATGCGTACGGCGTGTCGCTCAATGGCACGACCTCGCCGGAGAACGGCTTCCAGGTGGACGGTCTGTCCACGGGCAACCCGGCGCTCGGCACCCTCGGCACGCCGCTGTCGGTGGAGTTCATCCAGGAGGTGAACATCATCACCGGTGGCTTCCTGCCCGAGTACGGGCGCTCCACGGGCGGCGTGCTGACGGCCGTCACCAAGTCCGGCTCCAACGAGTTCCACGGCTCGGTGTTCGGCAACCTGACGCCGGGCGCCTTCGAGGGCACTCCCACGCGCGTGCTGAGCCAGGGCAGCGTCATCACCACCACCCAGCGGCTGTGGAACCTGGGGGACTTCGGCGGCACGCTCGGCGGCCCGCTCGTGAAGGACAAGCTGTGGTTCTTCGCCGGCGTGGCCCCGTCCTTCACCCGCCGCGCGCTCGACCGCAACCTCAACGCCTTCGTGCTGGGCGAGGACGGCCGGCCCGTCAAGGACGCCAACGGCTTCTCCCAGACGGAGTCCATCGACGGCACCTTCCGGCGCTACTTCGCCGACCAGCGCTCGCTGCAGTACATCGGCAAGCTCACCTGGCAGGTGCACCCCGACCACGGCCTCACCCTGTCGGTGACGGGCACGCCGTCCGCCTCGGGAGGCAACGGCCGCTTCGGCTACAACATCGACAGCGGGCTCATCGAGACGGACACCCTCAACGGCCGCTACGAGGCGCTCGCCCACCGCTACAACCAGAGCGCGCGCGACATCGCCCTCAAGCTGTCCTCCTCGTTCCTGGACAAGCGCGTGCTGCTGGACGTGAACGCGGGCTGGCACCACCAGACGGACGACACGCTGCCCGTGGACGGCAGCGCCCTGGGCAGCAGCGCGGGCCTGGCGGGCGTCGCCCAGTTCAACATGCGCCGCACCGGCACCGCCGCCGACCCGCGCTACTACTCCATCAACGACTTCGAGGTGCTGCCGGACCCGTCCGTGTGTGACCCCGCCGGCACGCGCAACGCCGTGCGCTGCCCCGTGGCGAGCTACCTGCTCGGCGGCCCCGGCTTCCTGCTGGACCGCACCGTGGACCGCTACCAGGCCAACGTCGTGGGCACCTACCTGCTCAACGCGCTCGGCCACCACGTCATCAAGGCGGGCGCCGACGTGGAGATCATGACCAACGTGGACACGCGCGCCTACTCCGGCGGCGTGCTCTACAACGAGGCGGTGGACGGCAACTCCTTCGTGGACTTCCGCTCCTTCGGCTACCTCACCGGGCCGGACCAGGCCGTCTACCAGGCGTTCGTGCCCACCTCCACCCGGGCCAACGCCGTGGGCGCCTTCCTCCAGGACAGCTGGAGCATCCTCGACCGCGTCACGCTCAACGCCGGCCTGCGCTACGACACGCAGACGGTGGTGGGCACGGGCGGCAACGTGGCGTTCGAGCTGCCCAACCAGATCTCCCCGCGCGTGGGCCTCGTCTACGACTTCACCCGCACGGGCCGCTCCAAGCTGTTCGCCAGCTACGCGCGCTACTACCAGAACTCGGTGCTGGCCATGGTCAACTCCCAGTTCTCCAACATCACCCGCCTGACGGCCACGCGCAGCCGCGCGCCCATCAACGGCGGCCCCGGGTGTGATCCGCTCACCCAGTCCGCGCCCTACACCGAGTGCCGCGACCCGGCGAACATCCCCGTGCCGGCCGGCACCAGCACGGGCATCAGCCGCCAGTACACGCAGACCTTCGCCATCAACAGCCCGGTGGATCCCTCGCTCAGGCCGCAGTCCTCCAACGAGCTCGTCCTGGGCGGCGAGTACGAGGTGCTCCCGCGCGCGACGCTGGGCGTCAACTACACCCGCCGCACGATGAACGACGTCATCGAGGACATGTCCATCAACGAGACGACCAACTACTTCATCGGCAACCCGGGCCGGGGCATCGGCGCGGCGTTCCCCAAGGCCGTGCGCGACTACGACGCGGTGGCCGTCTACCTGAACAAGGCGTTCGCGGACCTGTGGCTCGCACAGGTGAGCTACACGTACTCGTACCTGCGCGGCAACTACTCGGGCCTCTACCGCCCGGACAACAACCAGCTCGCCCCCAACGTCACCTCCGACTTCGACCTCATCGGGATGATGGAGAACAAGTCCGGCGTGCTGCCCCTGGACCGCACCCACAACATCAAGGTGTTCGGCTCGCGCGAGTTCGTCATCGACTCCAACACCAGCCTGGACCTGGGCCTGTCCTACCGGGGCAACTCCGGCACGCCGCTCAACGTGACGGGCTCGCACTACATCTACGGCAGCGGCTTCACCTTCATCCTGCCGCGCGGCAGCGGCGGGCGGCTGCCCTGGGTGCACGGCGTGGACGCGCACCTGGGCGTCAACCGCAAGCTGGGCCGGGGCCTCTTGGCCACCGTCACCCTGGACGCCTTCAACATGTTCAACTTCCAGGCCGTCACCAGTCAGGACCAGGTCTACACGCTGGACAACATCGACGCGCTCGTGGGTGGCACGCTCGCGGACCTGCCGGACGTGAAGAACCGCAACGGCCAGTCGCCCGCGCTCAACCCCAACTACCAGAAGCCCCTGTCCTACCAGCCGCCGCGCAGCATCCGCATCGGCGCGCGCGTCTCGTTCTGAGCCGGAGTCGACCACACCATGAAGACCCAACGAATCCTCACGTGGACGCTCCCCCTGGGCCTGGCGACCCTGCTGGCCGCCTGCGGCGCCGAGCAACCGCCTCCCCAGTGCACCGTGGGCCGCGGTGAGCATGCCGTGCGCTTCACGCTCAAGTCGGGCTCGGGCGTGTGCGCGCAGAAGAAGGCGGAGATCGTCGGCGCGCAGGCCTTCCGTGTCCCCGGCTCGGGCGAGCCGCCCACCCTGGCGCTCAAGCCCGCCTTCCTGCTCGCGGGCGCGGAGCCGGCGGCGTCCATCACCTCCTCGGGCGCCTTCACCACCGAGTACCCCGTGGACAACGTGTGCGAGGTGCCCTCGATGTCCGCGGCGCGGCAGACCAATGCCGGCACGACGCTGAGCTATGCGTGGAGCGGCTTGCGCATCCAGGGCCAGGCGGCCATCCCCGGCACGCAGTGGGTGGGCGAGCTGCGCTACACGGAAGGCGACTGCACGGCCACCTACGAGGCCGTGGGCGTGTTCCCCGCCATCCGGTGCGTGCGCACGGAGAACGGCGCCGAGGTGCGCGACCCGGCCATCTGCAAGCAGGCGCGCGCGGGCTCGTCGCTGGATCCCGCGTTCGCCATCGTCTGCGAGGAGAGCACGAACCTGTGCGTGCTGGACGGCCAGCCGCCCGCGCTGAAGCCCTGAGTCACTCCCGGGGGCGGTGCTCGCTCGGGGCGCCGCCCTCGCCCAGGCGACAGGTGAGGGGCAGGGACAAGCCCACCTCCTCCAGCGAGTGCGTCGTCTGCTCCACGGCGCCGGCGGGCACGCACTCCACCACGGTGAGCGGCACCCCGGCCGAGCCCAGGGCCGCCGCCGTCTCGCGCACCCGGGCGACGTAGCGGCGCAGCAGTTCGTCGCGGTGGGCCTCGGGTCGGGCCACGAGGGCCCGCGCGGCGCCGAAGCTGAATCGCGGCAGCTTGCGTGACTGGCGGCTGTCCCCCTCGGCCTCCTGGCAGGCGCGCGTCAGGGCGCCCAGGCGCGCGGCGCGCTCCCAGAAGTCATGCTCCGCGGCGAGCGGCAGCTCCAGCCAGCCCTCGAGCGTGACCAGGTGGGTGTCGCTCTCGGTGAGCGCCAGCTTCTTGGAGCCGCCGCCCCGGTCGAAGCGCAGGTCCTGCGGCCGGAAGCTCACCTCGGTGCCGCTCCGTTCCTGGACGCGCCGCCGCAACTGCTCGCACGCTTGACGCAGCGAGGCGAGCAGGGGAGCCGCCTCGTCGGCCTCGAGCGAGGCCGAAAGGGGCACGCGGAGGACATCCGGCTTCACGGTGAGTTCGGCCCGGAGCGGCGGCGACTCGCGGACGGGAGTCGCGTATTTTTCACTGTTAAAGGACATGGCGGACGGAGAGCCTATCCGGTACCACTCCAGACGGCATCGGCCCCGGGGGACCTCCGGGCCCTCGTCGGAAAGCGCGCGATGAAACGACGTCCTCTAGTCTGGTCCGCTTGTGGCGTACTGCTCTGCCTGTGGGTCTCGTGTGGCCGCTCGTCCTCCTCGGAGGCGCATGCCGGGGGCTCGCGGGGTGCCTACGCGGCCGGGGAGCCGACGCTGCCCGAGGGCATGACGGTGCGGCCAGACGTGCTGCTCGTGGCCTTCACGCTTCGCCAGGAGGCGGAGTCCCTGGAGGAGGCCCTGCCCCGGCTCAAGCAGGCGGCCGAGCACTACGGCGCGGCGGCGAAGGGGGCGAGCCCCGCGGGGGCGGTGGTGCGCATGGGCGAGCTGGAGTGGGTGGCGCGCAAGGTGGGCTACAGCGACGTGGTGGCGCACGGCGTGCTGGAGGTGGCGATGCCCGAGTCGCTGGACTACTGGGGCCGGGAGATGCTGGTGGCGGCCCTGGCGCGCGTGGCCGACGGCGAGGTGAGCCAGGCGGAGCGGGCCAACGCGGGGCTGATCGTGGCGTTCAGCCATCCCCGCGCGCGATTGAAGGACCCGGAGCACTACCGCGAAGCGCTCATCCAGCAGTGGGCGCGGCGCACCCGGACGTTCATCAGCCAGGTGCAGTCCGAGCGCGCGCCGCTGGAGCTCATCGGGTGCGAGCCTCCCGTGGAGGTGAAGCAGCAGCCCCTGTCCGTCAACGAGGTGTCGCTGTCGCTGGCGGGCGTGAGCTGCCGCCTGGGTCTGGCCCAGCCCTGAGTCGCCTCACCTGAGTCGACTCAGACGTGGTCGGACTCGAGGGCGAACTCGGTGTCCTCCACCAGGGCCCGTCGCAGGACCGACTCGGCGTCCGCGACGATGGGCGCGCCGTGGGCGAAGCAGACCACGTCGATGGGCAGCTTCTCGAGCAGTCGCCGCACGCTCGTGCGCGTCCGGGCGGGCTCGTCCTGGTACTGGCTGTCGATGAAGCGCGGCGTGCCGTGCGTGTCGTGGGTCAGCAGATCCGACACGAAGACGACGCTGCGGGGCCGCTCCAACCACAGCGTGTACATGGACATGGCGGGGCCCGGCGTGTGGTAGGCCACGAGGCCTCCGGGCAGCGTGTCCCCCGCGCCGTAGGTGATGTCCGCGTTGTCCTCCAGGCCGTAGGCGTGTTGGGGGGCCCAGACCGGTGCCCGGAAGACGCGGCGCAGCTGCCACGCCGCGCGCTGGTGGTTGCCGGCGGTGAGCACGATGGCCTCCACCGGCCCCAGCTCCTTCAGGGCCCGCTCCTCGATGGGCAGGGGATCGATCAGGGTGACGGCGCCGTCCTCGGCCACCACGGCATAGGCCTCGCTGCGCACTCCACCAATCCGATCATCCCGGACACTCCACCGGTAAAGACCTGGAATTACCTGCTCGACTCGCTCGGCTCGTTCCTTGGGTTGGCTCATGTGGGGAAAGATAGGCATCCATTCCAGGGAATCCGGGGCGGCCTGGTCGCCTGGCTACTCCCGAGGCGGGGGGACCGACCGGGCTGGCGGGGGTCGGAGCCGAGTCCAGCTTGGGGAGGGGAGGTGGCGCATGGGCTGGAAACAGACGCGGGGATTGGAGCGGTTCGTGCCTCACCGCCGGGTGCGGCAGGCGTTCCTCATGGCCCTGGGAGGCATCTACTTCATCGCCTTCACGTCGTTGGGGCGGCAGGTGCTCGGGCTGCATGGCGCGCGGGGCATCCGGCCCGTGCGGGACGTGGTGGACGCGCCCCGGTGGGCGGTGGTGGGCCGCCGACGCTGGCTGGAGGTGCCCTCGCTGTTCTGGTGGGGCGCGTCGGACCGGGCACTCCTCGGGGGCACCCGCGTGGGACAGGCCCTGGCGCTGGCGGTGATGGCGGGCGTGCTGCCCCAGCCGGCGCTGGCCGCCCTGTGGGCGCTCTACCTGTCCTATGTGTCGGTGGGGCGGGAGTTCCTCTCCTTCCAGTGGGACGCGCTGCTCTTGGAGATGGGCCTGTTGGCGGCGCTCACCGCGCCGGCCGGGTGGCGTCCGGGTCCGGGCCGCTGGGAGCCGTCCGCGTGGGAGGTGGCCGCCTGGCGGGTGCTCCTGTTCCGGCTGTACCTGGGCTCGGGGCTGTCCAAGCTCCAGTCCGGCGACCCGACGTGGCGCCAGCTCACCGCGTGCGACTTCTATTTCGAGACCGCGCCGCTGCCCACGCGGGTGGGGTGGCTCGCGCACCAGACGCCGCCCCGGCTGCGGCGCTTCTCCACGGCGAGCGTGCTCGTGCTGGAGACGCTCGTGCCGCTGCTCGTCCTCGCCCCGAGGCGCGCGCGGTTCGCGGGCTTCGGCCTCTTGTCCGCGCTGCAGGCCCTCATCTTCCTCACGGGCAACTACGGCTTCTTCAACGTGCAGTCGGCGGTGCTCGGCCTGTGGCTGCTGGATGACGAGGCGCTGCGCCGGGTGTGGCCCGCCACGCCCCGGGCCCGTCCCCGTCCGGTGTGGCGCACCGTGGGCGGCGCCGTCGCGGTGGCGCCCCTGCTGGCCCTGGGCGCGAACGAGCTGTTGGCCCGGCTGCCGCGTCCGCCCACGCCACCGCGCTGGTTGGACGTGGTGGACACCTGGACGCGGCCGCTGCGCGCGGTGAACAGCTATGGCCTGTTCGCGGTGATGACGGTGCGGCGGCCGGAGATCACCCTGGAGGGCTCCCTCGACGGCCACACGTGGCACCCCTACACCTTCCGCTACAAGGTGGACGCCGTGGACGAGGCGCCTGCCCGGGTGGCGCCCTATCAGCCCCGGCTGGACTGGCAGATGTGGTTCGCGGCCCTGGGCTCGCCGCCGGGGTGGTTGCTGGCGCTCGTGGTGCGGCTGCTCGAGGGCTCGCCCGAGGTGGAGGCCCTCTTCGCCCAGACGCCCTTCGGCCCTCGCCCGCCCCGCTACGTGCGCGGCGTGCTGCACGAGTACCGGATGACGGACCGGGAGACGCGCCGGCGCACCGGGGCCTGGTGGACGCGCGAGCGGGTGGGGCTCTACCTGCCGCCCATGGAGCTGGCCCCGCCGGGAGGGGAGCGTCGGCTCCGGCGGTACGTCCAGGCGTGAGGCGTCAGCGCGGGGCCGCGGGGGGCTCGGTCGGCACGGGCGGCCGGGGCGGAGCGGGGGGCGCCCCCTCGCCGTAGACCCCTCGATACGCCGGCGGCAGCAGCTCGGCCACCCGCCGCATCATCGCGTCGGCGAGCGCCTGCCGGGGATCCTCGGCGTGGGGGGCGTCCACGGCCAACTCCTCCACGCGGAAGGGAGGGCCGAAGCGCAGGGTGATGTGGGCGCGGCGCACCTGCTCGCGGCCCATGTCCTGGTCGTCGATGGGCATGAAGTGCTCGGTGCCGGTGAGGGCCACCGGGACGAGGGGCACCCGGGCCCGCCGGGCGATGAGCGCGGCGCCCTGCTTGGCGGGCAGCAACCCCCCCGTGCGGCTGCGGCCCCCTTCCGGGAAGATGAGGACCGAGTGCCCCGCCTTGAGCGTCTCGACCGAGCGCTTGAGGGACTCGATGTCCGCCGAGTTGGGCCGGATGAAGATGGTGTGCACCACCTCGGTGGCCAGCCGGGTCATCACCGTGTCGCGCAGCTTGATGCCCGCGAGGAAGTACACCCGCCGGGGCCGCAGCGCCCGGTCGAGCGTGAAGCCATCCGCGTTGGACAGGTGGTTGCAGACGAAGAGGCAGGGGCCGTCCGGCACGTGCTCCCGTCCGATGACGTCCACGGTGGTGCGGCGCGACCAGACGGCGTCCATCAGCCGCCGGACCGCGGCGCGGCGCGGCCGTGTGGGGAGCAGGGACAGAAGAGTGAAGACATGGTGGATCACGGCGCTGGCCTCGTGGCACGAGCACCCCGGGGGGAGCTCCCGCGAGGAGAAACCGCGCGCGGGCGCGGAGGCATTCCGAAGCCGACGAGGGCTTGCCAGGAGGGTTTTGGGGACGTATCGAAATACATCCCGCCCTCGCGCCGTTCGTGTGGAGGCCCCTGCTGCCCGCCCGCCCCCCCTCCGTCGAGCCTCGTCTGATGCCTGTCCGTCTTCCGCTCCTGTTGTCCCTGCTCCTGCTCGGGGCCTGCCATGCCACGCCCGAGGCCCTCTCGTTGACCATGCCCAGCACCCAGCCCCTGCATGCCTCGGGGCAGACGGTGGTGGTGCAGGCCATCGTGTTCGACGCCCAGGGCGAGCGCATCGAGGAGCCCAAGCTGCGGTGGATCAGCTCGTCGCCGGAGGTGGCCTGGGTGGAGGACGGCGTGGTGACGGCGCGCCGCTCGGGCCGGACCACCATCGCCGTGGCGGCGGGCAAGGCCCGGGGCCAGGTGGAGGTCCAGGTGTCCATCCCCAGCCTGGTGGACATCCGGGTGGACAGCCCGGACTTCCTCCTGGCGGGCAACTCCGTCGCCATCTCCGCGGTGGTGCGCAACGAGCTGGGCAAGCCCCTGCTGGACGTGCCCCCCACGTGGTCCTCGGCGGACGAGGACGTGGCGCGGGTGGAGAACGGCCGGTTGATGGGCGTGGCGCCGGGGAAGACGACCATCACCGTGACGGTGCCGCCGCTGAGCCGGAACCTGTCGGTGCAGGTGGTGCGCTCGGACTTCGCGCGCATGGAGGTGGACCCCACGCACCTGGTGTTCGGCAAGGTGGGGCAGAAGCAGCAGCTTCGGGCGCGCACCTTCAACAACCGCAGCGTGGCGGTCACCGACGTGCCCGTCACCTGGTTCAGCTCGGACTGGTCCGTGGCGACGGTGTCCCCCACGGGGCAGGTGACGGCGGTGGGGCCCGGACGCACGGTGGTGACGGCCACCGCGGGCCGGCGCAAGGCGGCCGCCGAGGTCGTCTTCGACGTGAAGCAGGCCAGCCGCTAGCGCGCGCCGCCCCGGCGGGACAGGGGCCTCAGGCGGCCCTTCTGGGGAAGCATCGCGGCGAGCTGGATCAGCACCCGGATCGAGCGGGGTGACAGCTTGCGCGCGCGATCGAGCATGCGGCCCAGGTGCCGGGACTCCGGGGCCTGGAGCCCCGCCGTCGGGGGCCGGGCCGGGGCGCCCGCGTGCACGGTGCCGAGCATCCGGTCCGCGGACAGGTCGAGCGTCACGCACAGCTTGCGCAGGGTGAAGATGCTCGGGGACACGGTGCCGCGCTCCAGGCGGCCGTACACCTCGGTGGCCATGTCGAGCCGGGCGGCCACGTCCTCCTGGGTGAGGCCCAGCCGCAACCGGGACTCCCGGGCGGCGGTTCCAATGGCGTGTCGCAAGGACTGGGTGAGCGCGTCCGAAGGCATGGTGGCGGGCACGAGCGGTGGAGGGCGGAGGAGGCGACGCCGCCCCGTCACGGCGTGAAGGGCGGGGACGCCTTGCCCCCCTTGCCGCGGGAAGGCGGGGAGGGGCTCGCGGCGGCGGGATCCGGGGGGCACGGCGGCGGCCGGCCCTGCACGGGCGGCAGCAGGGTGAACTCCACCCGGCGGTTGAGCGCCCAGTTCGCCTCGGAGTCGTTGGCGGCCAGGGGCCGGCTGCGGCCGAAGCCCGCCGAGCACAACCGCTCCACGGCGATGCCGCTGTCGAGCAGGAAGTTCATCACGCTCGCGGCGCGGCGGCGCGACAGGTCGTAGTTGTAGGCGTCGTTGGCGCGCGCGTCGGTGTGGGCCTCGACGAGCACGCGCTGGATCTCCTCGTGCCGGAGCATCTCCTCGGCCACCTCCTCGAGGATGGGGAAGGACTCGGGGAGGATGACGTCCTGGTCCGTGGCGAAGTGGACCTGGTCGAGCACGATGATCTTGTTGCCTTCCACGCGCGCGAGCGGGCAGCCATTGCGGCCCCGGGGCCCGGCGGCGACGGCCGGACAGGGATCGAGCCGGTCCACCACGCCATCGCCATCCAGGTCCGTGTCGGGACAGCCGCCGTTCTCCACGGTGCCGGCCACGGTCGGGCAGCGGTCGGCCTCGCCGATGACGGAGTCACCATCGGGGTCCACGTTGGGCGGGGGCGGCGGGGGCGGCTCGGGCGGATCCTTGAAGCGCTCGATGGCCTCCCACTCGCGCGTCTTGGCGGGCACCCAGATGAGCGAGGTGAAGAAGCGCAGGGTGGGCGAGGTGAGCGAGCAGCCACAGCCCGCGCCGCCGCCCACGGTGAGGGTGATGCCCAGGGAGCTGTACCAGCGCAGGCCCACGAGCACCTCGGAGGGCAGCTGCTTGAGCTGGGTGGGGAGGTTGTTGAGCAGGGTGCTGCCGGTGAACATGCCCACGGCGGTGATGCCGGCGCCGCGCAAGAGCGGCACCTCGGCCCCGGCGCCGAAGGTGGCGGAGCTGCCCCACTGCACGCCGGCGAACTGGGCCTCGGGGCGCAGCCACAGGCCCGCGTTGAGCGCCACGAGGATG includes:
- a CDS encoding MBL fold metallo-hydrolase, whose product is MPIFPHMSQPKERAERVEQVIPGLYRWSVRDDRIGGVRSEAYAVVAEDGAVTLIDPLPIEERALKELGPVEAIVLTAGNHQRAAWQLRRVFRAPVWAPQHAYGLEDNADITYGAGDTLPGGLVAYHTPGPAMSMYTLWLERPRSVVFVSDLLTHDTHGTPRFIDSQYQDEPARTRTSVRRLLEKLPIDVVCFAHGAPIVADAESVLRRALVEDTEFALESDHV
- a CDS encoding lipase maturation factor family protein, with amino-acid sequence MGWKQTRGLERFVPHRRVRQAFLMALGGIYFIAFTSLGRQVLGLHGARGIRPVRDVVDAPRWAVVGRRRWLEVPSLFWWGASDRALLGGTRVGQALALAVMAGVLPQPALAALWALYLSYVSVGREFLSFQWDALLLEMGLLAALTAPAGWRPGPGRWEPSAWEVAAWRVLLFRLYLGSGLSKLQSGDPTWRQLTACDFYFETAPLPTRVGWLAHQTPPRLRRFSTASVLVLETLVPLLVLAPRRARFAGFGLLSALQALIFLTGNYGFFNVQSAVLGLWLLDDEALRRVWPATPRARPRPVWRTVGGAVAVAPLLALGANELLARLPRPPTPPRWLDVVDTWTRPLRAVNSYGLFAVMTVRRPEITLEGSLDGHTWHPYTFRYKVDAVDEAPARVAPYQPRLDWQMWFAALGSPPGWLLALVVRLLEGSPEVEALFAQTPFGPRPPRYVRGVLHEYRMTDRETRRRTGAWWTRERVGLYLPPMELAPPGGERRLRRYVQA
- a CDS encoding 1-acyl-sn-glycerol-3-phosphate acyltransferase, which translates into the protein MIHHVFTLLSLLPTRPRRAAVRRLMDAVWSRRTTVDVIGREHVPDGPCLFVCNHLSNADGFTLDRALRPRRVYFLAGIKLRDTVMTRLATEVVHTIFIRPNSADIESLKRSVETLKAGHSVLIFPEGGRSRTGGLLPAKQGAALIARRARVPLVPVALTGTEHFMPIDDQDMGREQVRRAHITLRFGPPFRVEELAVDAPHAEDPRQALADAMMRRVAELLPPAYRGVYGEGAPPAPPRPPVPTEPPAAPR
- a CDS encoding Ig-like domain-containing protein codes for the protein MPVRLPLLLSLLLLGACHATPEALSLTMPSTQPLHASGQTVVVQAIVFDAQGERIEEPKLRWISSSPEVAWVEDGVVTARRSGRTTIAVAAGKARGQVEVQVSIPSLVDIRVDSPDFLLAGNSVAISAVVRNELGKPLLDVPPTWSSADEDVARVENGRLMGVAPGKTTITVTVPPLSRNLSVQVVRSDFARMEVDPTHLVFGKVGQKQQLRARTFNNRSVAVTDVPVTWFSSDWSVATVSPTGQVTAVGPGRTVVTATAGRRKAAAEVVFDVKQASR
- a CDS encoding helix-turn-helix domain-containing protein; the encoded protein is MPSDALTQSLRHAIGTAARESRLRLGLTQEDVAARLDMATEVYGRLERGTVSPSIFTLRKLCVTLDLSADRMLGTVHAGAPARPPTAGLQAPESRHLGRMLDRARKLSPRSIRVLIQLAAMLPQKGRLRPLSRRGGAR